One Amorphoplanes digitatis genomic window carries:
- a CDS encoding DUF899 domain-containing protein, producing the protein MSHPPIVPTDDWQAALNTLQVSEKALTRQLDAVAAARRRLPMTPVEHDYVFEGPDGPAGLADLFQGRRQLIVYTFMWHGADHVCPGCSLFTDNVGHLAHLNARDVTLALVSRGPLDELLALRRRMGWDLPWYSSLNNSFNADMGAGDGFALNVFLRAGDRVFRTYSTTARGVERLGSHWTFLDLTPYGRQETWEDSPQGWPQTRPYQWWRLHDEYDTSKDPS; encoded by the coding sequence ATGAGCCATCCACCGATCGTGCCGACCGACGACTGGCAAGCCGCGCTGAACACCCTGCAGGTCAGCGAAAAAGCACTCACCCGCCAGCTGGACGCGGTTGCCGCGGCGCGTCGCCGACTACCGATGACGCCGGTCGAGCACGACTACGTGTTCGAGGGCCCGGACGGGCCGGCCGGTCTGGCCGACCTGTTCCAGGGCCGCCGTCAGCTCATCGTGTACACCTTCATGTGGCACGGCGCCGACCATGTCTGCCCCGGCTGCTCGTTGTTCACCGACAATGTCGGACACCTCGCCCACCTCAACGCCCGTGATGTCACCCTGGCGTTGGTGTCTCGTGGCCCACTGGACGAGCTGCTCGCGCTGCGGCGGCGAATGGGTTGGGACCTGCCCTGGTACTCGTCGCTGAACAACAGCTTCAACGCCGACATGGGTGCCGGCGACGGGTTCGCGCTGAACGTCTTCCTCCGCGCCGGCGACCGGGTCTTCCGCACCTACTCCACCACCGCCCGCGGCGTGGAACGGCTCGGCAGCCACTGGACCTTCCTCGACCTGACGCCGTACGGCCGACAGGAGACCTGGGAGGACTCGCCGCAGGGTTGGCCGCAGACCCGGCCCTATCAGTGGTGGCGGCTGCACGACGAGTACGACACGTCGAAGGATCCGTCATGA
- a CDS encoding winged helix-turn-helix transcriptional regulator, with protein sequence MQRTQFGAMACSIARTLDVIGEPWSPLILRDVYAGTNRFEQLQRGLGMSRKVLAERLNWLVVQGVLTRREYSSRPVRHEYLLTDKGTELCDLLLVMVRWGDRWTAGEAGPPVLYRHHACGKTSHVELRCSECEQPMHATDIDLLPGPGAA encoded by the coding sequence ATGCAGCGAACGCAGTTCGGCGCCATGGCGTGCTCGATCGCCCGTACCCTCGACGTCATCGGGGAGCCGTGGTCGCCGCTGATCCTGCGAGACGTCTACGCCGGCACGAACCGCTTCGAGCAACTCCAGCGGGGCCTCGGCATGTCCCGCAAGGTGCTCGCCGAGCGGCTGAACTGGCTGGTCGTCCAGGGTGTGCTGACCCGGCGTGAGTACTCCTCCCGGCCGGTGCGTCACGAGTACCTGCTCACCGACAAGGGCACAGAGCTGTGCGATCTGCTCCTGGTCATGGTGCGGTGGGGCGACCGGTGGACGGCAGGCGAGGCCGGCCCGCCGGTCCTTTACCGCCACCACGCCTGCGGCAAGACCAGCCATGTGGAACTGCGGTGCTCGGAGTGCGAACAACCCATGCACGCTACGGACATCGACCTGCTGCCCGGCCCCGGCGCCGCGTAG
- a CDS encoding pyridoxamine 5'-phosphate oxidase family protein encodes MTAGTPIAELLFGPEDATPFNTDVATLKPWSQALACLRSAHKCWLSTVRPDGRPHAAPVMPVLVDGAPCVASRPNSRKSRNLARNPHSVITVSSEDLDLVINGEAHEVTGDTALRRVAAAFATKYGWTFGIRDGRVHDESLPGSPQYAFYEISPVQAFGYGADGLTATRWRFNRT; translated from the coding sequence ATGACAGCCGGCACACCGATCGCGGAGCTGCTCTTCGGGCCGGAGGATGCGACACCGTTCAACACCGACGTGGCGACCCTCAAGCCCTGGAGTCAGGCATTGGCATGCCTACGGTCGGCACACAAGTGTTGGCTGTCCACGGTACGACCGGACGGCCGTCCGCATGCCGCGCCGGTGATGCCGGTACTGGTGGACGGGGCGCCGTGCGTTGCGAGTCGCCCGAACTCCCGTAAGAGCCGAAACCTGGCCCGCAACCCGCACAGCGTCATCACCGTGAGCAGCGAAGACCTCGACCTGGTGATCAACGGCGAAGCGCACGAAGTCACCGGTGACACCGCGCTGCGCCGGGTCGCCGCCGCCTTCGCGACAAAGTACGGCTGGACTTTCGGCATCCGGGACGGCCGAGTCCACGACGAGAGCCTGCCTGGTTCGCCCCAGTACGCCTTCTACGAGATCTCCCCGGTCCAGGCCTTCGGCTACGGCGCGGACGGGCTGACCGCTACCCGGTGGCGGTTCAACCGCACC
- a CDS encoding outer membrane protein assembly factor BamB family protein, with protein sequence MPAKGLSVALIELSPETPAPPAAAAPPASYYRRAGLVLTALLLLALGGAAPARSVLFRRAGSVPLPANGDFQLVGGILYTMDPAAGRRVLTAWQPAPMRRLWSHTGGTAEDPLYVNAARDPFDVVAATDGFTVLREGRGITVLDTRTGVVRWTSPGGVQPVDDRIALVEEEIFRPGTEYDAESGDPDQLYATDTGTLHTEPPQRTELRGVELATGGTLWSRSLTGSVTTTWRGAPENVVVVLTPDKLTVLSPATGAVLRERPVPALDGERATAGEVVGDSVLVYHGSYGTGGPVTAYALDSLAERWRQNQPDPEGNSANCPGLICTRTSDELIVLDPRTGAERWRIADTDVVAFGPGAVLEVRAPGRPLRTADAGAGRPRTDLSRWQSYFPVEGGGAYVLSRLEHDRGTVFGLLRQDDAAVQPLGRWPDTTVQCQAAPALLACRVPEAIELWAMPR encoded by the coding sequence GTGCCGGCGAAAGGACTGAGCGTGGCGCTGATCGAGCTGAGCCCCGAGACCCCGGCTCCGCCCGCCGCAGCCGCGCCGCCCGCCTCCTACTACCGCCGGGCCGGCCTCGTGCTGACCGCCCTGCTGCTGCTCGCACTCGGCGGGGCCGCACCGGCCCGATCGGTGCTTTTCAGGCGCGCCGGCTCGGTGCCGCTGCCCGCCAACGGCGACTTCCAGCTGGTCGGCGGCATTCTCTACACGATGGATCCGGCCGCCGGCCGGCGCGTGCTGACGGCCTGGCAGCCCGCGCCGATGCGGCGGCTGTGGAGCCACACCGGCGGCACGGCCGAGGACCCGCTCTACGTGAACGCGGCCAGGGATCCGTTCGACGTGGTCGCGGCCACGGACGGCTTCACCGTGCTGCGCGAGGGTCGCGGCATCACCGTGCTCGACACGCGGACCGGGGTGGTCCGATGGACGTCGCCGGGTGGCGTGCAGCCGGTGGACGACCGGATCGCGCTCGTCGAGGAGGAGATCTTCCGGCCCGGCACCGAGTACGACGCCGAGTCCGGCGATCCGGACCAGCTCTACGCCACCGACACCGGAACGCTGCACACCGAACCGCCGCAGCGCACCGAACTGCGCGGCGTCGAGCTGGCCACCGGCGGAACGCTGTGGTCACGGAGCCTGACCGGCTCCGTGACCACCACCTGGAGGGGCGCACCGGAGAACGTCGTCGTGGTGCTCACCCCGGACAAGCTGACCGTGCTGTCGCCGGCGACCGGCGCGGTGCTGCGGGAACGGCCGGTGCCGGCGCTCGACGGCGAGCGGGCCACGGCGGGCGAGGTCGTGGGCGACTCGGTCCTGGTGTATCACGGCTCGTACGGCACGGGCGGGCCGGTCACCGCGTACGCCCTGGACAGCCTGGCCGAGCGCTGGCGGCAGAACCAGCCCGACCCGGAAGGCAACTCGGCCAACTGCCCGGGACTCATCTGTACGCGGACCAGCGACGAGCTCATCGTGCTGGACCCGCGCACCGGCGCGGAGCGCTGGCGGATCGCCGACACCGACGTGGTGGCGTTCGGCCCCGGCGCGGTGCTGGAGGTGCGGGCGCCGGGCCGCCCGCTGCGCACGGCCGACGCCGGCGCCGGGCGGCCGCGGACGGACCTGTCACGGTGGCAGTCGTACTTCCCGGTCGAGGGCGGCGGAGCGTACGTGCTCAGCCGCCTGGAGCACGACCGCGGCACGGTCTTCGGGCTGCTGCGACAGGACGACGCGGCGGTGCAGCCGCTCGGCAGGTGGCCGGACACGACGGTGCAATGCCAGGCGGCCCCGGCCCTGCTGGCCTGCCGGGTGCCCGAGGCCATCGAGCTGTGGGCCATGCCCCGCTGA